A genomic region of Melanotaenia boesemani isolate fMelBoe1 chromosome 21, fMelBoe1.pri, whole genome shotgun sequence contains the following coding sequences:
- the pth3r gene encoding parathyroid hormone 3 receptor codes for MLSSQGIFALAFFHCLITANALIDSDDVITRDEQIYVLIGAHARCERSIQAQMALIKEGDCVPEWDGIICWPRSNAGQLVSVLCPEYIYDFNHKGRAYRQCDVSGNWELVPSNNRTWANYTECTRYLTSNHRSLEEKVFHRLHLMYTVGYSISLASLLVAVSILCYFKRLHCTRNYIHIHLFTSFICRAVSIFVKDAVLYSISDDNKAELEITTEKPPMAGCKAAVTLFLYFLATNHYWILVEGLYLHSLIFMAFLPDKNYLWALTIMGWGVPAVFVSIWVSARASLADTQCWDISAGNLKWIYQVPILAAIVVNFLLFINIIRVLASKLWETNTGKLDPRQQYRKLLKSTLVLMPLFGVHYIVFMALPYTDVTGLLWQVQMHYEMFFNSSQGFFVAFIYCFCNGEVQAEVKKAWLRRSLVLDLKQKARMTSSGGGSCYYGGMMSHTTTHSVCLSATNPRALSVTGGSVGSGGAAAAVAACGSGVRLPCHAFPTSLHPHSTLCVYAPGDTKTSSPQQDLDLWKPGGPESEGFARHSKASKEHDDYKRHEAEVPDSLLSLKELETIL; via the exons aGGGTGACTGCGTCCCAGAGTGGGATGGGATCATCTGTTGGCCACGTAGCAACGCAGGTCAGCTGGTCTCAGTTCTGTGTCCAGAGTACATCTATGACTTCAACCACAAAG GCCGAGCCTACCGCCAGTGTGATGTGTCAGGGAACTGGGAGCTGGTGCCCAGTAACAACCGCACATGGGCAAACTACACCGAGTGTACCAGATACCTGACCTCCAACCACAGAAGCCTAGAGGAG aagGTGTTTCATCGTCTCCATCTTATGTACACTGTTGGCTACTCCATTTCTCTAGCATCCCTTTTGGTGGCCGTCTCTATTCTCTGCTATTTCAa GCGTCTCCACTGTACGCGTAATTACATCCACATTCACCTCTTCACCTCTTTCATTTGTCGAGCTGTTAGCATTTTTGTGAAGGATGCTGTACTCTACTCCATATCCGATGATAATAAAGCTGAGCTTGAGATCACAACAGAGAAGCCTCCGATG GCTGGTTGCAAAGCTGCTGTAACTCTCTTTCTGTACTTCCTGGCAACCAATCATTACTGGATTCTGGTGGAGGGATTGTACCTCCACAGCCTCATCTTCATGGCTTTCCTGCCTGACAAGAACTACTTGTGGGCCCTTACCATAATGGGCTGGG GTGTTCCAGCTGTGTTCGTATCCATCTGGGTCAGTGCACGAGCTTCACTGGCAGACACTCA ATGTTGGGATATCAGTGCAGGGAACTTAAAATGGATCTATCAAGTTCCCATTCTGGCAGCCATTGTT GTgaacttcctcctcttcatcaacaTTATCCGAGTACTGGCTTCTAAACTGTGGGAAACTAACACTGGTAAACTGGATCCCCGACAACAGTACAG GAAGCTACTAAAGTCCACTTTGGTCCTCATGCCCTTGTTTGGAGTCCACTACATTGTGTTCATGGCTCTTCCCTATACTGATGTTACTGGGCTGCTGTGGCAGGTGCAGATGCATTATGAGATGTTCTTCAACTCTTCCCAG gGTTTTTTTGTGGCGTTCATCTACTGTTTCTGCAATGGGGAG GTGCAGGCAGAGGTGAAGAAGGCATGGCTTAGACGCAGCCTGGTGCTGGACCTCAAACAAAAAGCCCGGATGACAAGCAGCGGTGGAGGCAGCTGTTACTACGGTGGCATGATGTCACACACTACCACCCACAGTGTTTGCTTGTCAGCTACCAATCCCAGAGCTCTTTCTGTCACAGGAGGGTCTGTGGGCTCAGGTGGAGcggctgctgctgttgctgcttgtGGGTCAGGGGTCAGACTGCCATGCCATGCTTTTCCAACTTCCCTCCATCCTCACAGTACCCTGTGTGTATACGCTCCCGGTGACACGAAGACCTCAAGCCCCCAGCAGGACCTGGATTTGTGGAAACCAGGAGGACCTGAGTCAGAAGGTTTTGCTAGACATAGCAAAGCCAGCAAAGAGCATGATGACTACAAAAGGCATGAAGCAGAAGTTCCAGACAGCTTGTTATCTCTGAAGGAGCTGGAGACCATCTTGTAA